In one Rutidosis leptorrhynchoides isolate AG116_Rl617_1_P2 chromosome 8, CSIRO_AGI_Rlap_v1, whole genome shotgun sequence genomic region, the following are encoded:
- the LOC139863662 gene encoding uncharacterized protein, giving the protein MSLSEDVYNGHIFSKTAESVWNELKETYDKIDASFTFNLYQKNNSCSQFGQPLSDYYHNLNAMWRQFDDMIKIDDIVSVNKSFQEHNQFIKRMQFLMGIDDVYVPIRSQILTSDHVPSVKTAFSIISRDKSHRLHTQSPVFNSKTANFDNSNNPTNNKKEYKNTPLKCTNCNMLGHNIERCFELIGYPPGYIKKPFNQGAPRFNSNNCVTDKHDSCGTNVQLTSDQIIDLLNDVQLTSDQIIELLNLVNEKPVYNQVESNMSDSNLVVSFDANKCYIQDLIQKRLMETGSEFDGLYFFNESFNGQMFKCNMIYSNLSKHKLWHERLGHPANHTLNELNDKLGFYKINDNNEPCETCHKAKQIRDLFPLSDHITKNLGDLIHLDTWGPYMGGLPLYLWSECILTATYLINRLSSSVLSDSVFTEYNVNYQNFFDYYDDTAVVLKQKTKINDFESTESVILNDEGRDGTKEDGNHALLNDLIESQSNGVPATSNDDGIETQTVPEGNFTDTLHNCTLN; this is encoded by the exons ATGTCACTATCTGAAGATGTGTACAATGGTCATATTTTTTCTAAAACTGCTGAATCTGTTTGGAATGAGTTAAAAGAAACCTATGATAAAATAGATGCTTCTTTTACATTTAATCTATATCAAAAAAATAATTCATGTAGTCAATTTGGTCAACCATTGtctgattattatcataatttgAATGCTATGTGGAGACAATttgatgatatgattaaaattgatgatattgTGTCTGTTAATAAATCATTTCAAGAACACAATCAATTTATAAAGCGTATGCAGTTTTTAATGGGTATTGATGATGTTTATGTGCCTATTAGGAGTCAAATTCTTACTTCTGATCATGTTCCTTCTGTTAAAACTGCATTTTCTATTATTTCTAGGGATAAGTCTCACAGATTGCATACACAATCACCTGTTTTTAATTCTAAAACTGCtaattttgataatagtaataatcctACTAATAACAAGAAAGAATATAAAAATACACCTTTGAAGTGTACTAACTGCAACATGCTTGGTCACAATATAGAGAGATGTTTTGAATTAATAGGATATCCACCAGGTTACATTAAGAAACCTTTTAATCAAGGTGCTCCTAGGTTTAATAGTAATAATTGTGTTACTGATAAACATGATTCTTGTGGTACTAATGTGCAATTGACTAGTGATCAGATTATAGATCTTCTTAACGATGTGCAATTGACTAGTGATCAGATTATAGAGCTTCTTAACCTCGTTAATGAGAAACCTGTTTACAATCAAGTGGAGTCAAATATGTCAG ATAGCAACTTAGTTGTTAGTTTTGATGCAAATAAATGTTATATTCAGGATTTAATACAAAAAAGACTGATGGAGACTGGTAGTGAGTTTGATGGTCTTTACTTCTTTAATGAAAGTTTTAATGGTCAGATGTTTAAGTGCAATATGATTTATTCAAATTTATCTAAACATAAACTGTGGCATGAAAGACTAGGTCATCCTGCTAACCATACTCTAAATGAATTAAATGATAAACTTggtttttacaagattaatgacaATAATGAACCATGTGAAACATGTCATAAAGCAAAACAAATAAGAGATCTTTTTCCTTTAAGTGACCATATAACTAAAAATTTAGGTGACTTAATTCATCTTGACACTTGGGGTCCTTATATG GGGGGATTACCTTTGTATTTGTGGTCTGAGTGTATTCTAACTGCTACTTATTTGATTAACAGGCTTTCTTCTTCTGTTTTGTCGG attctGTTTTTACTGAATATAATGTTAATTATCAAAACTTTTTTGACTATTATGATGATACTGCTGTTGTTTTAAAACAAAAAACTAAAATTAATGATTTTGAGTCTACTGAGTCTGTAATTCTCAATGATGAAGGGAGAGACGGTACTAAGGAAGATGGCAATCATGCCTTACTTAATGACTTAATTGAGTCACAAAGTAATGGTGTTCCTGCAACATCCAATGATGATGGTATTGAGACACAAACTGTTCCTGAGGGCAATTTTACTGATACTTTACATAACTGTACACTCAATtaa